In Pygocentrus nattereri isolate fPygNat1 chromosome 3, fPygNat1.pri, whole genome shotgun sequence, the DNA window aaaTTACATGGTATTGTGAGCTCAAACCTTTTGGATAGCCAGCACCAGCATAGTAGGGCACCAAGTCCCATCCCTGGAGACTTCAGAGCCAAACCTAACTGCCCATTCAGGGCCCATTCATCGTGATGCCCATGTGCCGTGCTCTCTTTAAAATCTTGTTATGGGAGTGATAGTTTGATAGTTTGGTGGCAATGCTTGAGTTGCTAAAATGAACTACAATCAGTGGACTGGTGGACTATGAGTTCAGAAGTACCCAGAAATCCCTTCGAAACAACGAATTCAGCTATTACAAGGTGCACCCATTACTGACACAGCTGTTgctcacacacagcttgtatcaTCTCCATAAAAAAGCACTGCTAATAGAACGGGATGTTCTGGAGCAACCACAGCCGAATCTGTGGTCATCAAGCCCAGTTAAAAGGGTCAGCTAGAGGAATACAAAGCCCCCAGCATTGGAACAGAGGAACTGCATTTTCAGGAGTGAAGGAGCCCCAACCCatatctttgggatgagccatttgtgatccagaagtgatcatccaacattagtacatgacctcactaatgctcttatgGCTGAAAGCAATCATATCCTCAAAGCAGTGTTATAACATCTAGTTTGAAGCcgttccagaagagtagagactgttactgcagcaaatgaGGAACAAATAACCTATTAATAtcattgatttcagaagaaatgttagatgAAGAGTTGTCTACACACGTTGGTActactttatttggatagccactgtagatgctttgacTGAATTTAACGTACATTAAGCTAAAAGTGCTGCAGAGAGTGTCCCCACTGATTTGTCCCCATTGTTTTTCATCAACTTTAATGAAGCTTGCAACTTCAACCTAAACTAGTCTTGAATGTAAAACTTGAAATGGTATAATATTAGTAAGAAAAAATTGTTATAACATTGTTATTCCCAAGCACTGTGTAAAATTATGAGGCATCAAGAGCAATGAAAATCTGTCttgtaaaaatctgttttacCATATAAAAGGGCCTGAGGCCAGATTATGTCCAGCAGCAGTCCTCAAAGGAGAGCAACTGCTCAAAGCTGTGAGGCAGAGCAGCATCATCCCCATTGTTTGGGTAACATGTTGTAATGCAGAGGTACCCAACCATGCTCTTGGTGATCTACCTCCCTGGAGAGTCAAGTTACAACTCTAATCTAACCCATCTGATCCAGGTGATTCaggccttcaggagcatctTTATCTGAGCTGAGTCTTTTGGTACTACGTTCCCTGGGGCAGTAGATCACCAGGAACAGGATTGGGCATCACTGTAATAGAGTCACTCAGAAATTGTGGATTTAATTTCCATAATTACAAGGGTACAATCTCAGTTGTCCTCAGGATTCTTGTGGACGCAAACCGAAGATCCATCTTTGTTGATGAGGGCACCAATGGCAGTCAGCGATGGTGGAGAATGAAACGAGCAACCTTGAAAAAGCTAAAGCCAGACAAATGTTTACCATCCAGGACCATGTCCCAACTTAACAGAGAGACCAGGATTTTCAACTACTggttactttttcacatttagGTGACTGCATTTTAGAATTTGTAGAATGACCATAATCCACTGTTGCTTTTTTCCTCCAGCAGCCACACAAAGTCACCAAAGTCCTGATGTCACTGCAGAATTACTATCATTAGCTTTGGTGCAGTTTAGACTTTAACATGTGTTTAAATCTGACTCATGAGTCCAGTGTATTCTTAAACTCCAGTGATGTTTCTTGGTAGTTATAAGCGTACGTGGGAAGTTTAAACTAAACTTAATTGATATTTTAACCTGATTTTGTGGAGGTTTAAGGCAAAACAACTGTAATTAAAGCATGTATAATGgcatattttagcattttattatCAATCCTCCATACCCTTCACCATATTTTGGATGCTTCAGGCAAGCCTGTGTTATTTACTTAATGTCAGTAATTTTAATGTAGGTTAATTgtacaaacatgcaaaaaagacACACCAAGAAGAAACCAATCAGGTTGATGTGTAGATTTCATTTAATACACATTAAGAGTCACAGATCtacttcattttcaaaaagagcAGATTGTGGCAAGACTAGTGACAAAGGACAGGCTATAAGATTTTCAGAAATGGGTGTGTTATAGGCTGATGGCTGATGCTGAACGTTTAACATTAGGCCATAAAGTTTTAAtaattttagtaaaaaaaaactcaacaaaCCTTAAGTTATTCACTCGTACATTAAAATCATTGGCTGCAGTGTACTGCACTCATAATGAAAAGAAACTCAAAGATCCATTTGTCTTGAAATTGTCTGTTTTTCAGATATGCTTCCTTATATCAGATACACTACTTTGTACAGTCTCGGTATATTCTGTGCTTCTTTGCTTCTTTTGCTGAGGAGCGGTTTTCCCTTAGAAATGTAGGCACGGTTCTGCTCCAGGCATCTTTGTTTGTAAGTGTAAATAAACTAAGCTTGTCAGTGAAATAAAACTGGAACATAAATAGCTGACCCCTAGGACACAACTCCAACAGCTGCACCTAGGGGTGAAGCTGTATAATGACTTGTTTTAGAGAACGACAGTGCTTTTATTATTGAAACATATTAGGCctacttttttctgtatttcagaGATTGTGTCTATGGTTGAGGAGTTCAAGGGCCACCACGTTGCCCTCCAGGGGCTGCTAGTGGCCAGCGAGCTGCACAATGAAGAACACTGCTCTTCTCTGTAAACGTCATGCATCATTTTGCATGTCATTCAGAAGATGTTTTGACATGACCTGTTGTATCTCAGCTTTGCAAAGTTCTCTGTTCCAAAGGCTCATACCTTTCAAGGTGTCAGCAACATATTTTCCAAACGTGTCATTTGGATCCACTTCTGATGGCTGCTGCAGACATTTAAGTATGCTATTACAAATGTCCATCCTTGTGGCATCGCTCTCATCAATAATTGCTTTTCGTTTTCTTTGTCTTGGTACTGGTGCTTCAGGGGTTGTACAGGAGTCACTGGTGCTTGGTATAGCACCATCTTCGAGCTCCTCCTCACACTCGTCCTTCTGCAAAAATTAAGAGTTTAGTAGTTGACGTATCCACTTTATATACACAGAAAGCTTTATGTAATATTTAGATACAAACAGCATAAAAAGAACTGGAAATGTCCATACGCTATACATTCGGCTGCTTTGAGAAAACAAGCTGTGCTTGGATGCGTTAACAGTGTTTAAATGAAACTTAATCAAGATGTCAGTTATGGACCTTGTCTGCACAGATAGGACTGCCTActcaccaaacatgtctttaaAATGGTGCTGTGTTTCATATTGTCCTGGACTGGTCTTGTTCTAAGTACATCCCTCAGGAACAGCATTCTGTTGAAGTGAACCCACCGTGGCACATACACAGCATCTGTAGCAGTTCCAGACTGCAGAGAGGCTTCCACTTTCTTGGCTTCTCGGTTGAAAACGGTTCTCATGCTATGAAATTTCTCTTTAATATCTGTGCCTGTCAATAGAGTTAGCTTACATTAGTTGACTAAAATCAAAAGACCacctttcttcctttttctccccATTATCCATACTCTGTGGTACGGTTTGAACAAGGTAGATGAAAATACAATAGGTAATTATGATTTTCCCCTTTTCTGGCAGCAGTATGTCAGGATTCATGTCGGGTGTTTAACTTTTTATCTCGACACAAGGACCTATTGTGTAAAATACTACTGATTTTGTAGACATGCAgattaattatgtagaaataacGGCAGATTCTATTATACATTTCACTTATCGTATCGAGATGTTTACACACTACGTTGAAACAAGGAGATTTTACATGTCAAAAGTATTTTAGGATGTTAGCACAAGGTTCTGAGGAAATCCGTCGTTTTAAGGTATCACTGTAACATCAGAGGTGGGcgattttgcaaaatgtaacaCTACAATACTTCAGATGTTTTTTATGGTACATGATGTGTCataatatttactttttcctGACATTTGATAAGTTAGAACAGaaaagtagtgccacatttaaaaaataccatCAAAAAACATGAATCCTCTTTCTTGTATCCAACATTTCACACGCTGTGCTGCTCTGAATCCAGTCAAACACGACTAAATCTTTGAATCAAATATGCAAGTGGGAggtgatatgctcagaaaagcacactgTGCTCTAATTCATCACGATAACGACAGAGATGAATACTGTCATACTGTCCAGTACTGTCTCCGGGTGACATGAACCAGATTTTCTAGAAGTCATTGTAATAAGATGGACATGCAGTCAAAACATGGAGACAATACGTCAGTATTCTGACATAACAAGTCAACGTGTTGACATACAGCtgccagaaagagagaaggacacTGAAACATCCGGCCTGAACTGAAGGGACAGGGCTTTCACAGTTCTGTGAAGGATGAGACGGTGGAAGATAATTACGGCTGTATTTGTTTCCTCGCTCATCGTGTCCTAGAAGCTCAGCAAGTTCATCCAGGACCGCATCCcggtctcctcttctgtagtaGTTTTCATCCTTGGGATCCCAAAGCACTCTCCGCGCTGTGTGAATAACAGGGGTCGCCAGCAGAAGAGAAAACGAAAAGCTTATCCGTACATCACGAACAAAGCAGGCTAATAAAACGGACCAAACGCGGCAGCTGTTCAAACAACTTTAAACGCTAGGTTAGCTGGCTAAATCGCTTAGAAGTAAATCAGCAGCAACACACGTTCAGCGTCGTAAACTCGCGCCTGTTTACTGTTACGGCTTAAATCATTCACAGAATGAAAATCAGCTTACCAACCTTGCATGAAGTCGATCAAAAGGATCTCCTTCTCAACCGTCCAGCAAACCATCTTGTTTAATTTTCCTGACCATTGGGACTGTGAGTCGATTCCAAAGAGTCGACTCTCCGAGTCCAGGCATGTGTGAATCGAGTTTCGACTCCAGAGCTTTGAAACCGCACACAGCGTCGGCCGCCTGTCTGTCCGAGACACACGGAAACGCGTCCGTCTACAGCACACAGGACTGGACAGACTTAGCTCTCCGAAACTGCCTTGCTAAGGTCAAATAGCTAAACTCTATTGTGTCTCTAAAGCAGATAAGAAGTTAATATAAGATTATTCATTcgtaaaataaattataataatacattatgtATGTAATACTGCACTTTTTCCAGGCCCCTCTCCGACTGTTGGAAGAAATTGTGTGGAATCGACTCCATCGATTCCAGTCTCTTTGAACCAGAATCGACTCTAAAATTTCTGGAATCGAACATTCTATTGATTCAGTGTCGGTTGAAGATTACGTTTAACGTGATCACGTGGCACGCAGCCGCCTGTTTCATTGGTCATTTCATGAAACCTGTTTCACAACGTTGACGGGTTGCAGCGGAATTTCCACAGATTGCAATGGAGTTGCAGGTGGCTTGTCATTATGCAACGCAACTGAAACCTGACGTTCGTTTCAACTAAAGCCAATGAGTACTTCAGTGTGAGACTGTACTTGTATTTACGTTGAAATAAACGAGCATTATGCGTAAACAGTAAAGTGATAGTTTCCATAGTGCTACATACTTCTACAAAGCCGTCCATGCACGCGTGCATTAGCATCTTTGCCATTCATGTTAGTGTAGTACTCAAGCCTGCACTTCTGAACTCGCAGGGCTAAAGTGTTTACAGTAATTCAAACGTCAAAAAGACTTGTAAGGCAGTCTCTGAAGTTGACAAACGTAACCGATACAATTCATTATATAGACCTCCCCCATTCTTTCACAGGGTAAGGTTAAAGCAACGTTGGCCTACCAAATCAAACAAGCTCCCCAGCCAACACCGGCGCAGAGGCCAGTCAGCCTTGCTCTATAGACCATGTGTCAAGGCCCATAACAGTATTTCAACTTCTCAAATATTTAGGCAATATTTTAATGTCTACAAGtgcttattttacttattttttgcatattttgaataaacagccAGTTGAGGTTGGagtacaaaattaaaataaaaccttttcCTCAGGACCACAGGTTCGTTGAGACTAACATTTAGTGGCCGAGTGTGACATAGTAAATGACAGCAAGTGTTCAACTGCATGTTCCCAGAAGCCCTACTGAAATTCTTGCAGCAATAGtcatttcacaaaaaataaattcGTTGCCAGATGTGCCACTATTCAAGCGTTTTGTGCCATCAAGAGTAACTTTAGGAAAAGCATCAAAAGATGCATAAAATGCGTCTCTACAAGGGAACACACTATTAGTGGCCCACATTAAATGGGCAGTGTTTATCATTTCCTACAAAGGTAATGCTTCAAAAAGCAAACAGTTAAACTCAGCTAAAGAAACACCAACATTTACTTGGAATGAACcaattttattgaaaatgctAGAAGGGATACAACAGCACCCTCCCTTCCCACACTTGTTTAATCTTCCTCTTCATCGTCCGCACCACCAGCGCCTCCCTGGCCCTTCTTGGCATTCTTCCTCTTCACACGGCCTGGACGGCCACCTCCGTATGGGGAGCGCAGGGAGAAGTCGATGTGCTTCTGACTGTCCAGCCTCACCACAAATGAGGGAATGTTCACCACCTGTTTACGTACACTGCAGAGCAACAAGAAACGGGGTGAGGATCTTTAGAGATTTCAAAACCGAGACCTGAGCCTACAAATACCCACCTGTAGATGGGATTTGTTCATTTACCACTTTCTCTCCTGAGGCCTCATTCACGAGGaattcatgacatcacagacaaTCTGAGAGTTTGGCTTAATCATTGGCCATGAGAGAAAGTATAACCGTTAAAACACGTGCCCAAACATTACCTTTTACCACAGCGTCTTGTGTGTAAAGCACTCCGGTCCATTGCCAGCTTTGGGCTCTGGGCACTTATGGGCAAAGGTATACGGCTTAACCGCCGAATTGACCTTGCAGAAATTTCATACACTCCGCAGGGGAGGTAATACAGCTCAAAAGCTAAAGAGAGGAAGCAGAGCCTCAATAGAAGAATCTACGAAGTTTGTAAGATTTCTACACATTGTGCATTCTGTGGGGTCAGGGGGAAGTTGGCGCATAATTTTGCATTACCTACCCACAGCTGTAATCTAATTAAAGTTCCTTACCGGATGTGCCTCTGGCGAATGAGGACACGGGCATGGTGGATACTCTTGGCCAGACCCAGCTTGAAGACCTGAGTTTGTAGCCTCCTTTCCAAGAAATCCTCAACCTTCAGGCCCAGAATGTAATCCAGCTTCATCTTGCCCTCATCCAGCACACCAATACGCACAAGTCGTCTCAGAAGAGCATTACCTACACAGAAGTTGTTAACCATGTGGGTAAGAGAAGCCAGCATGAAGGGTAAGAGAAGCCAGCATGAACACAAGCTtgaaatgcatttacatttacagcaccaAAATGGCCTCATTAACACAATTCTTGGCATCACAGACGATCTGAATAgtattttaaatcaatcataggTCAATTAACAACGTACATGTCACTAAACGTGTAAATACATCAAGTAGAGGTAGTTAGGACATACCCTCAAAGAGACGCTTGGGGTCCTTCTCATCCAGAGTGAGCAGCTCTCTGGCAGCTTTGCGGATTTTAGCCAGTGTGAACTTCACCCTCCACACTTCACGCTTGTTCCTCAGCCCATACTCGCCTATCAGAAGCAGAACAGTTAGACCAACCCACCCTTCACTAAACACTCACGCAACCAAGAACATATCTAATGTCCCTCACCAATGAGCTTCAACTCCTGGTCAAGACGGGACTTCTCAAAGGGTCGGCGGGGGGTCACATAGGTCTTCCGACAAACCCAACTCCTGGCAACGGGCATGGTGAGTTAGCAGCGCCTGCAAGAGAAAAGGCCCAACAGACGCGGTGAGGCGTGCAATCTTTAATCAGCCATCATAACTAACCTGTATTAAAACACTTCAGCAGGACTTGGAGCCAAGTACTAGAACCTCAGACTGACTCAAAGGTGCTCCAAGACAAACCCAACCATGCACAACTGTACTAACGAGTACCGAGTCTTCtctcggctgctccctttaggggtcgccatcTTGCCccatctactgcctcctctacttttacaccaaccatctccatgtccaccttcactacatccataaaccttctacTAACCAGTACCGAATAACGCGGTCAAAGTCCAGTCGGCTTTTTTTTCCGCAAAGCTCAAGTTCCGTCTTAAAGATCCTTCGGGAGCTAAAAGCGCTAAACGCCCAAAGAGCAGAGCCACTCAGAGCTATTACCCTCTTCACCATCTATAGCCTACAttacacaaatataaaaaagtgtACTAAGCCTCTGTAGACAGTAGTTACTCCATGTTTATTCTCAGACAGGTCAGCGCACAAATTCAGCAAAGCctataaataaatcaaactaGCAAAAACCTCGCAAGAGCCGCGTTAATACCCTGGTCTTCTACGGAACCATATTCAATTCCTACCCCGCCACAGGTAAACCGGTTCACACCGCAGCTCTGAGCCGAGTTCACATGTCTGGCGGGCCTGGGGGACCACGCTGCTCAGCAAATGGCGCTCGTGCACACTCCAGACCTCAACTCGCGCCACTCACTGAGCGAACCAGCGCTTCAAAACCTTTTAAACTATGGCTGTCTTAGGTTTAATGTTTATCCGTGACCGACACAAAACAGGACAAGCAAGACTGCCGTTAACAAGTCAGTGCAACATTACCTGACTCCTTCAGGCttggaaagaaaagagagcgaACGGAAGTGAGGTGGGTTTATATAGGAGCGGGACAAACTACACTACCCACAAAGCGCTGCGAGCGAATGACGACAAAGACCATGGACAGTAGATGAGCATGACGGATTGACTACAAAATGAAGGGTGCCTCCTGCTGGACGGTACTATGAAAAAGCTTCTGTGCTGTAAAAGTAACTGTCTGCTTTATTAGAGCGCCCCCACCCTGtgcgtccactcactgaccacacGAGGTCCGCTTATATAGGAGTATATAGGAGTCCGACTACAGACTGGAGTCCAACTGTTGATGCGCGGTTTGTCAGTCACTCTTTATTCATCGCtggtagtttttaaacacagggCCGCTGATTACCAGATATGTGGTTGGTGGACAGAACAGtggcactgacatggtggtgtgtggTACGCGATTGTATCAGACTCAGCGGTGTTGCTGGGGGTTGTCCACACATCAGTGTCCCTGtgggggttagagagagagagagagactatttATAAAACATGTAACAAGATTCTGGAcatgtgtttctgtctatcAGGCCtgctcactgacacacacacacacacacacacactaacgaACACATGCCAGACCCCCAAAGATCTTTCAGTGAAGGTTTGCTGTCTTCTAACTGAGACGGACACATAGTGGTGGTCtcagcttttttctttctttcttttttctttttagcttTTCTTCAGAGTTGAGACTTTTTCTGgtttccactttttcttttcattcaacTGGACCACCTCTTTACTTATTTCTTCAAAGTTTTGGACTTTAACCTTTCCTGGTCTCTCCTGTAGCTCTCACTCTTCTGTGAGACCTTTTTGTCCCTACTTCTACTTTTGTTTCTCCTTTCCTTCGTACCCTCATTGTCTTTGCCCCTGCTGGTCTCGTCTCTGGCTATGCGCCATGCTGTCCTCTCCTACTGTTATTCTGCAGCCCTACGGACTGCCTGTGTACCCGCAAACCGCCTCCTGCTACCCCAGCTTAGTACAGGTAacctgtttctgtctctctctctctctctctctctctctctctctctctctctctgtctgtctctctctttacaatGTAGTCTTTTATTATTTGGGCCTAGGATTGTTGTTTAGTTTCTTTATAAGAAAGAagttacaataataataacagtaataacagttATTATTAACAGTACATGTTTTTTAAGTAAACACTGAACAATCAGACGGGTATAACACCTCATCATCACTTCATGTTTAACAAGTCTGTATTATATAtagtattaataatattatatataagtatattattatataatagttTTATTAAGTTATTACGTTAAAGTAAGTTATTAAAAAGGAAATGGATTGCAAAGTTAAACTTGGAAACTAAACTTTCGCAATAAAATTGGTCCTCAACATGAATCTGACTCTGCTCAAATATCAAGAAAGCTGTTGTGAAATAGAATCACATGCTGATGATTGGCTTGTTGCATTCAGTAGTAGaaccataataataaatatgacataaaataaaagccctGTGAAGAAGTCATGTCATCAACAGAGGCCTTTATCATCCTTTAGACAGCAGAGCATCTATCGAGGTTTTATAAGATCATGAGTTTGTAATTaatctttacttttactgtttataaaataatttcaaTTGAATTGAGAGTAAAGGAGGAATCTGTAATTGTCGTCTGAGAATCATCtcatttgtttctctttctgaaGCAATGGCACCCTGGCCtgcactatgtgtgtgtgtgtgtgtgtgtgtgtgtgtgtgtgtgtcacccTGTTAGTGAATATCAGAGCAGCTGATAAATGGTGTATAtctgctgcctctctctctctctctctctctctctctctctctctctgtatttttagcctgttcctctcactgcagattaacaCTGAGAGAGAAATACGTGCCTGTTTTACagggacacacagacacacacagaaacataaaCACTTAGGTTTGGTATTTCAGGAGGCCTCCAGATTGATCAGTACTGAGGCCAAATTAGTCACTACAGGAAATCTGTTACATCATTAAGTATTTGTGGCCTGCTCAGTCCACATAGCCTGGGGAAGATCATAGACCAGAAACAGTGCACTGTAGAAGCAAAAATGGCATAGCCCTTGAATATGTAGTGACTAAATATATAAAGTAATGCCCCCTCAGTGCATACCCTTCCACGATATTTAATTATAAGCCCCCAACACCcaccaaaatgtgcagaaatataaCTGTGCTGGCTATCCTTCCAGCGCATCTTTAAACAAACATGAGAAGattattaaagttattttttaaagattgtTTACTTTCATGCATTATTGACAGCATGTGAAGCAAGGGGTCTTTCAAAAATGCTTGTGCCCATTGAGACCTGTCCCTGGTATTCTGGTAATACACATGGGTAAACACTTTAGATAGTTTTACATATACCATTTGTTTTACAtagacattgtgtgtgtgtgtgtgtgtgtgtgtgtgtgtgtgtgtgtgtgtgtgtgtgtgtgtgtgtgtgtgtgatttctcAGCTGTCTCTGAAGGCACTTGGTATCCTGCCACTGACCTTTAACCCCAATACTGACAGCTgggttgggtgtgtgtgtgtgtgtgtgtgtgtctgctggtTAGCCTTTGAAGCAAGACACACTACATACACTAAGTTTAACATGCTGTATTTAACTCCTCATGTTTCCACTCTTTGCTTGTGTCACTTGCGCTGTGAATCAACTGCCCAGAAATCATTATTTAAAGGTAAATTTCCATTCAAATGAAAACGTTTCAGATACTTCAGCAGCCATACTTCAGCTTTAATGTCTGACTGTTTCACTTTCCCTCTACTTTCACCATGACTCCCCACAACCCAAGGTGCTGATGTGACTGTATGCTGCATAAAAATGTTGCTGAGCAGTTTTATTCAGGTAAATTCTTTGAAATTTACCTGAATACAACTTAACACTGTATGTGCCAGGAAGAAATGGGTGTTTTGAGAGAATAAAAGATTTAAATAGCAGCATgattaaatgaaaggtggtgAAGAGAGTTGCCAGGGTAAAGATGAATTAATGAGAAATTGAAGTTTTTATAGATCAGAAAAAATGATGTACTtcaacaataaaacacacagctgaaacaacTCCACTCCTGAGGTGGTACTGATCATAGGGTACagaccaacaacaacaaaccaCCTGCTGATGGCTGTCAGCCTTAAAGTGACTGTTCAGTGAAAAACTGAATTGAAGAAAGTTTTTTCTTACCCCAAATTTAGTCGATCAGCCAAAAAATGTTATGTCTAACATTTGTACTGAAACTGCaaagttaatgtagctaacaaataatgcaTCCCACCTATCAACATCATGCAAAATACTTGCCTAAATCATTGCACACTTGATTCTACCCATATGGAAATCTGATATACAGCAATATAtagattttaaatatataacatatatttgcatatgtGGGTTTCTCTTATATATccaacttttatttatataaattgtAAATAAGGGgtcacatattcacatatactgACATATGTGCATACATGTAAATAACAATATATGATACAAAACATTATTCATATGCAGTTGTGCTAtcttctgtatatatatatatatatatatatatatatatatatatatatatatattacttatttgttcatttttgcagATACAACCACAGAAAGTCAAGTTCAGATTACCTGACAACTCAATGTGGTTTGagacaagtgtgtgatgattcaggAATGTAGTTCCCATAATTCTATTTTGTATACAGAAACTTTccttacttgttagctacttcagccttgtagctccgctgaaaaaatgaaaaagcaaatttTAGACAGCAAATGTGTCTTGGtcgatcaactacatttggagtaaggagaaaatgaattaaatactaCTTTTTTTGAAAGCTgaaattaaataacattttaattgaTAGCTGAGTTGATTTTTATGAAATCCCATGCCTCCTGCTTTATCACTGGCTTTCTCTAAGAGATGTGGATACTAACATGGTTATATTTGGCCCGTGTTATCTACTAGACACCAGGCTCTGGCCTTTTATCACCACAGTCTCTGCTTAGTGTCCGTTTAGCTGATGGACAGGTGGGGGGTCGAGTAGGAGGATGATTGACAGGGACAAACGAGGGCAGCTGACATGGGCACCTCGAGAGCCTGGATTTTGCACGTTGGGATTGGTGGATGTATGAGATTTATGGTGGGCTGGGCAGGCTAGGGGCAGGCATTAAAGCATGCAGCAGCTGCTGTTGGTGGTAGGGCAGAACGTGAGATGCACTGAAGGGGTAAGACAGGATATTTGCCTCtcatctcttctttctcttttcagttttttggtcttttttgaTTTTGTCTGAGCTAAACCTTCCTATGCTGACATCAGACTTTGGAATCAATGACTTATAAACACCAAGAATATCTGGTAAAATGGATGGAAACAGTAATTAGCTGAATATGTAGTCTTTATcaggctttatttatttaagcttCTTCTATAAAGTCTTTGCTCTGATACATGACATTTGCATGAAGCTGGCTTGCATATAAACAATGCTGTTTGACATCAGATTTGGCAAGAATTAAAACCTAAAAGCTTGGTTAATGCAATAAGATTCCAACTGGGCAGTTTAAACTTACACTTTGAGTTATAACTATAAAtatgtattcattttattataataactgtatctctctcttacCATAGGGTGCCCCTGCCCAGGAGGCAGGGCCAGGCAGTGCTGACCCCACCCTTCCTCAGGTATATGCCCCACCCCCTTCATACCCACCACCAGGACAAGCCCCACCCACACCAGCTGGCAGACTCCCACCCCTTGATTTCAACTCTGCCCACCCCAGCTCAGAGTACCCGGACCACCACCAGTTGAGAGTCTACCAGAGCACTCAGCATGAGGGGGTGGAGCCTATAACTACCAATAACACGGTAAGGACGAACTGATTAGTTATTGGATTGATAGATAGGTAAGAGTAATGGTGTTACACAGCAG includes these proteins:
- the rps9 gene encoding 40S ribosomal protein S9, whose amino-acid sequence is MPVARSWVCRKTYVTPRRPFEKSRLDQELKLIGEYGLRNKREVWRVKFTLAKIRKAARELLTLDEKDPKRLFEGNALLRRLVRIGVLDEGKMKLDYILGLKVEDFLERRLQTQVFKLGLAKSIHHARVLIRQRHIRVRKQVVNIPSFVVRLDSQKHIDFSLRSPYGGGRPGRVKRKNAKKGQGGAGGADDEEED
- the LOC108443662 gene encoding uncharacterized protein LOC108443662; translated protein: MVCWTVEKEILLIDFMQARRVLWDPKDENYYRRGDRDAVLDELAELLGHDERGNKYSRTDIKEKFHSMRTVFNREAKKVEASLQSGTATDAVYVPRWVHFNRMLFLRDVLRTRPVQDNMKHSTILKTCLKDECEEELEDGAIPSTSDSCTTPEAPVPRQRKRKAIIDESDATRMDICNSILKCLQQPSEVDPNDTFGKYVADTLKGMSLWNRELCKAEIQQVMSKHLLNDMQNDA